The following is a genomic window from Oscillospiraceae bacterium.
TGGCTTCCACAAGTATCTGCTTTGCCTGCTCATCTCCGCCCGACATACGCTCCGCCAACTCCTGTTCATATGCCGAATCCAGAAGCGGCACCTTTCCTATTTCCTTGAGGTACATTCTGACGTGGTCCTCGACCATTATGCCGTCTGCTGAAGCATCGTACTCGGAATCTCCCTGTTCCATGGTAATATGCATATCATCCGCGGACATTTCATTGTAGTTAAGGTCGTCGATATTTTCAAGGTGTGAAAGGTCGTCGTCAATATAGCTTATTACCTCGACCCCTGCCGCCTCCAGTGCGGAATACAGCTTTTCAATCTGCTCGACGTCATCGTAGCCCACATGCTCCAGAGCATCCAGTATTTCCTCATTGGAAATAGTTCCCTTGGCTTTGGCTTTTTCTATAAGCTCACGAAACTCATATTTTTCTGTTGTCTTTACTTCCTCTGCTGTCGTCTGTTTTTTCTGTGCCATTGTGACCATCCTTTTTATTTATGTAAATATATATTTATCAACTTAATTTGTTTTTGAGCGATTGCAGGTATTCTTCCAGGGACATTTCACCCGCATTTTTCTTATTGTTTTGCTCAACAAGTCGCTCTATAAGCTCGTCCAGCACATCGGGAGAGTTGTTGGAAAGCCTGGAGCGATTCACCTGCATTTTCATTATTGCGCCCATCTCCTCGGGAGTAAAAAACTGCCCCAGTTCTCCTATGTCGAAGCTTCCCTCATTTTGAGCCGAGATCTCCAGAATACCGCTAAATACCCGACGATTGAATTCGCAGATGAAAAGCTCGGGCTTTATGCGGCTCATTATTTTTTCATCCCGCAGATAATCGCTTCTCAGCATTATAATACCGAGAATATTTTCTTCTATACTCGCACACGCCTTGTATTTCTGGCGGTCGGGATTTATACGGTCACCGTATCCCATGGATTTTTGTATTTGTTCGTCAAGCGCTTTTTCCCTGAACTGCTTTTCTCGCTTTCGGCGACGCTTTTCAACCTCGTTTTTAAGTGTTGAAAGCTCTACCCCGGTAAGCTCCTTCAATTTAAGGAGAAAAACATCCAGCTCCACTGCCGAGTACACGTCACACAGCATATCGCAGGATTTATTAATAAAATCAAGCTTTTCCTCCGGCACGTCAAGGTTGTAGTTACCCATAAGCGTGCGGAATTTAAAGTCAATTTTGCCCTCCGAGCCGTTGATAAGTGCCGCAAAGGATGCCTTGCCGAATTTTTTTATGTACTCGTCGGGGTCCTTGGCGTTTTTGACGGTAATAACTTTTACCGAAAGCCCTGCCTCGCCGAGAAGTGCTATTGCTTTGTCGGTTGCCTTCTGCCCTGCGGCATCCGAATCGTAGCATATGTACACCTTTGAAGCATATCTTGCCATCACACGCGCCTGTTCGGGCGTGATGGCAGTGCCCAGTGTCGCCACCGCGTTAAAAAATCCTGCCTGATGCAGTGCGACAACATCCATATACCCCTCACAAAGTATGAGCGATGAATCAGTAGTCGCCTTGGCGTAATTAAGCGCGTACAAATTACGGCGTTTATTGAACACGGGCGTATCGGAGGAATTGAGATACTTGGGCATACCGTCGCCTATAATACGTCCGCCGAAGGCAATCACCTCACCCGAGGTGTCTATAATCGGAAAAATTATTCTGCCTCTGAACATATCAAATGGCTTATTATACTTGCTTATTCCGCACAAAAACGCTTCTTTAAGCTCCTCCGGCTTGTACCCCTCGCTTATGAGATAACCGCTGAGTGAATCAAATCCGGTGTCGGCGTAACCGATGCCGAAGTGCTTTATGGTTCGCAGTGTCAGCCCGCGGTCGGTTATATATCTCAGTGCGTCGGAATTCTTGGGATCCATGAGAGCATTATGGAAAAAACGCGCAGCTTTTTTGTTCAACTCAAAAATGCGCTTGCGGTCAATCCTTTTTGCGCCGTAAACCGGGTTATCCTCCGGCATTGCCATTCCCGCCATGTTGGCCAATTTTTCCACTGCCGCCATGTAATCCAGGTTTTCCATACGCATAACAAAGGTTATAACGTCTCCACCCGCACCACATCCGAAGCAATAAAAGCTCTGGGTATTGCGGAAAACGGTAAAAGATGGTGTTTTTTCGCTATGAAAAGGGCAATTTCCCACGGAATTGGTACCCGTCCTTTTCAGGCGGACGTATGTACCGATTATTGTTTCAATATCGCATCTTGCTTTTAATTCGGTTAAAAACGCGCCCGGTAATGGCATAATGTTCCTTTCTTTGATACGTTTTTCTAAACTCTGCGCCAGACCTTCGGAACAAACAGCTCGTTGAAGGTACGCACTGCGTATCTGTCGGTCATGGACGAAATATAATCACAAACAACCCGTCCCTTTGGGAAACGGTCAAGATAATTACGGTATTCGGGCGGAAGCTTTTCGGGATAGCGGTAGAAGTGCTCATAAAGATGAGTCAGCATAACATTCGCTTTTTCTTCCTCCCCCTTTGCAACGGGGTTTTTGTAAACCGCCTCGAACATAAATTCCCGCAATCTGTTCATTGCATCGTCGATTTCCGGAGACATGCGTATTTCGGCGCCCTTGCTGTTGAATATTGTATCCCGTACCAGCGTATTGATACGCACACCGTGAGTATCACCCAGAATCTGACGTAAATCGCGTGGGATATCATCGCTTTTCATGATGCCTGCACGTATGGCATCGTCAATATCGTGATTTATGTAGGCAATGCGGTCAGCAAATTTTATTATTCTGCCCTCGGGAGTAATGGCGCGGTTGGAGCCGGAATGATTGCGGATGGCATCCCTCACCTCATAAGTAAGGTTGAGCCCCATGCCGTTGTTTTCCAGAAGGTCAGCTACTCTGAGACTCTGTTCGTAATGCGCAAAGCCGCCCTCGTAAACACTGTTAAGCAGTCTTTCTCCTGCGTGCCCGAAAGGAGTATGGCCCAAATCATGTCCAAGCGCCGCCGCTTCGGTAAGGTCCTCATTAAGACCGAGTGCACGGGCTATAACACGGGCAATTTGTGTCACCTCGAAGGTGTGCGTCAGACGTGTGCGGTAATGGTCGCCCTCGGGAGTCAGAAAGACCTGGGTTTTATGCATAAGACGGCGAAAAGCCTTTGAATGAGTTATCCGGTCCCGGTCACGCGAAAAAGGCGTGCGTATATCACACTCCTGCATGGGGCGCAGGCGCCCCTTGGTGTTGCGAGACAACGTAGCAAACTCGCTCAGCCTTTGCGCCTCAAAGCCGAAAACGCTGTCGGCATCATTGACTTTATACATTTCTGTTGCCGCCTTTCATTTCCTTTATACTATATTATACGAGATTTTTTTCAAAATCCCTTTTATTTTTCGTAATTTTTTTATTTTTTACAAATTCATAAAAAGATATACCACCACAAACAGCAGAGAAAAATTATTCCCGCCCGAATATAAAACCCACAAAGATGCAAAAAACAGCAAAATAATACACACAAACGATACTTTATCCACCACTTTCCACACCTTTTCCACCTCAAAGCGCATAAGAAGCAGGGATTCGGCAAAATTGCCGCCGTCAAGTCCTCTGATGGGTAACATATTGAATACGGCGTAAAAAATGTTGGCAAAAAACAAAAACATTATTTCGGTAAGCGGTACATAAAGATACGCAAAGTAAGCACACACCGCACCCGCAAGGTTAGCCGCCGCACCCGATGAATATATCAGTGCATCAGCACCGTAGCTGCACAATCTGCCGTCTGTCTGTATGTGTGCCCCGAAAAGCATCACATCTATACAGCAAACACTTTTTCCCACTGCTTTTACAGCTATAAGGTGTCCCGCTTCATGAAGAAGTGCACAAAAAAGCATGGCACCAACGTACTCCGGCGGATTGAACAGCGATAAAAAAACAAGTGGTATCAATGCCGATAAATTCACACGTACCTTTCCCAGCTTCAACGTCATTGTTCACTCTCCGCACCGGCAAAAACCTGTACTGCACCGCCTGTATCCATACCAAACACCATAGCGGCGACGGGATTTTCGGATATGGAAACCTCTATACTGCGTGAAAGGTCATCAAAGCCTACGTTTTGGCGGAACACGCCTATTACCTTATCACGTGTGCCTCTTTGAAGCATAAACACCACCGCGGCAAGGACTGTAATAATTAAAAATATTTTTTTCATGTTTTTCCTCCGTCGGCACAATATTATGCGTGAAAAACACAAAAAAGAACAGCATATTTACTATTTTTCCTTCATATGATTTAACAAAACCTAAGAAAGGAACTGTTTCTATGAATTCAATCGTCAACCAGATGTACACTCCCATTGCCCATGGTGGCAGGATACATATTGAAAACGAAGTAATTCTTCCCGACTACTGTCCCGATGTAGCAAAGGTTGTAAAAGCCGATATTGTTCCCAGAGTCACTTCAAAAAACATATATTCCGATGACAGCGGTCTTAATATCGCCGCCGACGGCACCGTGCTTTTCAAAGTGATTTATCTTGCGGAGGGTTCACCAAAGCTGTACAGCACATTCTTTACCGAAAACTTTTCCCACACATTCAAGGTGCAGGCAGATAAAAGCTCGGATTTTGAAAATGTATTTGCGTATATAAATCTTACTCCCGAAAATGTATCCTGCCGTCCCTGTGCCTCGCGCCGCATGACAATAAAATGCGATATAAGCGTCTGTCCCGAAATACGCCTTAACCGTCCCGTGGAATACTTTACCGAGGATGAAAGCGAATGTGAACTGCTCACACAAAAGCTGTCGCTTTGCAGTATGTGCGGTATGAACGAGGCGGACTATAATGTGAGCGAAAAAATAATTCTCCCCCGCGAGCTGCCGCCCGTCGGTGAAATAACCGACTGCGACATACGCTATGTTACCGAAAGCCTGAAGATTGCAAATTGCAAGGCAGTTTTCAATGCCACTGCGTACTTCACCTGTTTTTACGATTCACCCGAAGGCAGCATAAGCTTTTGCCAGCCGATTGAGCTTTCTCAAATAATCGACGTTCCCGACGCCGAGGACGGCACAGACGGCGAATTACGCTTCACTCCGACCTCTCTTCGTGCAGACACAGATGTTGACAACTACGGCGAAAACCGGGTTATAACGCTGGATTTTTCATACACCGCCCATGCAGTAGTTTTTACCAACCGCGAATTTGATGCCGCCGCCGATGTTTTTTCACCCACCCGCGAAATAACTGCCGAAACAGGTGACTGCAATTTAAGACGTTATTGTCAGTCCGTATATGAAAAGGTTCAGATACCCGCCTCGCTCAGACTGAAAAACCCCGACATAACCTCCTTTGAGGATATACGTCCCACCGCATATATACGCGGATGGGTGGCAGAAAACGGTGTTCTTACCGCCGACTGCCGTATGAATATCAAAATGATAGGCTCGTATGACGGCGGTTTTGACGGAATTGAAGAAAATATCGATTTTTCGGTCCACACAAAGCTCAACGACATTCCCTCTCCGCAATGTGACCTGTCCATTGCAGTGCGCGAGGTAGACTGCGTACCGTCGGGAAGCTCCATAGAGGTGCGTGCCGATGCGGTTCTTACCGGAAGCATATTTTCCCAAAGCAGTGCCCGTTTTGTAAAAACGCTGAGTGTGGGAGAAAAAAAGAAGGACGAATGCCGTCCGCCCATAATTCTGTATTATCCGTCCGAACGTGAAACTCTGTGGGAAATTGCAAAAAAGTATTCTCTTTCACAAAGCTCGCTTCGTGATTTCAACGGTATGGAAAGCGACAAAATAACTGAAAAGGTGCTCAAAATTCCCATGAAATAATTAAAAGTCCGTGAGTGAAAATGTTGTGAAGGGACAGTAAAAATAAAAAAACCTCTGAAAGCGGCATCAAAAGTCGAATTCAGAGGTTTTGTTTGTTGAGCAATTATATGTTGTCTTACAACGCGATATATTTACCTACGCAAATGCGATATATTCGGTTTTTAAAAAGCCGAATGCGGTATGATATAAATTCTCGTCACGAAGTGACATATCGCTGCGCAGTGTCCTTTGGGACACTGCGCTAAAACTCACGGATTTTTAATTAAAGATACGTGTAATAGCACAAATACTCAAACCACACGTCATAGGCTCGTTGGGTCAGATGTATGCCGTCACCGCAGTCATAAATGTCTTTTAAATTTCCGTTCTTGTCGGAAAGAAGAGCTGCAACATCCAGCCAGATAAAACCGTTGTTTTCGGCATATTCAAGAAGTGCGGCGTTAAAATCGGCAGTATTTTTACTGTTTATATAATCACTTTCATCGGATTTCCATTTTGCCGGCGGTATTATGGACTGGATTATTATTCTTGCATCGGGATTTGTTTCGAGTGCCGCCTTGACAATACTGTCATACCTTTCAATAAATTCCTCCGCTCCGCCGGGGCTCAGCTCGTTGACGCCCAGCATTATGTACACTTTGGTAAAATTCCTGTTTTGCTCTATGGCATCAATTCCTGTCACATATTTTCCGTCCGACAAAAATTTTTCATTATTCAGAATATCAAGCGTTGTAAAGCCGCGGTATGCATAAGGAACAGCACCTGTCGTATTTATATCCGAGTACAAAAAAAGACCTTCCGTACGGGAATCTCCCACAAAAACAGCGTCCTGAAAATACTGCATTGCAGGTTGCATGGATGCTGTGTGCTCGTGCTCGGTTAGTATATGCTCAAACTGAGAAAGCGCAGGCTCGTATTGCTCGCTTTCCGCAATGTGTTGTACATTTCCCTCTTTATCCGCCGTATTCGCAGCATTTACGGCGCTGTAATACCTTATTGCGGACAAAATCGCAAAAGCGGATGAAAACACAACAAGCACCGAAAGTGCCGCAACGGCAATGTATTTCGGTTTATCCGACAAGCTTGCCACCCCCTTTTTTGTGAAATTATACTACAAAAGAACTTTTTTGTCAACATTAATATATTTTGTGTTGACATATATTCAAAAATAGTATATAATTTTACAAAATGCCTTTATATTTAGGAGATAACATGAAGAAAGCTTTTGTACTGATAATACTCACTTTAATACTTTTGCTGCCTGTATGTGCCGCCCCCGAAGGGTATTTCAACCGTGTACCGCACTGGTGTTTCAATGAAATGGCAGTTATAGAGCAGTGGGACTTTGTGCCCGAATGCCAAACGGGTGACACATTTATCACCTGTTTCTCGGGTAATGCATCGTTTGCGCTTGAGCCGTCACAGCGATTTGAAGCGCAAAATACACCTTATGCCGCTGTCCGCGTACGTTGCCGAAACGGCGGAAACTTCGGGCTTTACACAACCGACAAAACCGAAAAAGCCGTAATACAGCTTCCCGCAAGCAGTGAATGGTCAGAGTACATCATTGATATGTCACAATATCCCTCTTGGCGCGATACCTCAGAAAAGGTATTTATTGAATACGACACCGAAATTGATATTGAACGCTTGGGATTTTTCCGTACCGCTCCCGAGGCAAAAGCGTTTCTCGCGGAGAAAAACGGTGTGAACAAAGGCATACTTCCGCCAAAGTGGGATTTTAAAAATCCCGAAACACTTTCTATGTGGAGAGTAAACGGCTCCACGCTCACCTACGAAAAGGGAATTGCAAAATTCACATCTCTGGGAACCGACCCTCAGATAATAGCCGACCTTGCGGAGGATCGTTACTTTGATGCAAAATCATTTCCGATTTTCGCCTTTCGCGCAAATGTCAAATCAGACAATTCCACGGCGACACTGTTTTTCAAGACAACCACCCAGTCAAGCTGGAAACACGTTAATATACAGTACAGCTCCACTGACGGCTGGCAAGAATGTATCGCCGATATGAGAACTTCGACATCTTGGGACGGAAATGTTACGGATGTGCGTTTTGACGTTTCAAACAATACGGGTTCAAACGATATTGATGCACTGGTTTATCTGGACAAAGCGGGCTTTTTTGCCACCGTTGAGGAAGCACGTGCATTTCTGAGAGAGGATACTGCAAACGACGGCGACGGTGATATACATATCTGGAATTTTAAAAACCCGAGTGATATCGAAGAATGGTCAACCAACGGTTGCAGCTTCACCTGCACTCAAAATGCAGGTTACTTGGTACCCGGATCAAGCGACCCATATATCAGTTACACTGCCAATGCGGAAAAAGGAGGTTTCATTGACGCTGATAAGTTCAAATGGGCGGCAGTGCGCATGGCTCTGAAAAGTGCGTCCGATAAACAGCTTATCGGTGAATGGTTTTACGAGGACCTTGCCGATCCGGATATTATAGCGCCAAGCCATTCCAAATTTACAATTCCGTCGGAAAATATCACCTCAAACGACTGGTTTGTTTACAAAATCGACCTTTCGGACCCTGCCTCCGACAGCTCCGAGCGTTATGAACAGTATAAGGGCAACGACTACGACGATCAGCTTTGGCAGGGGCTTATGACAAAATTCCGTCTGGACCCCATAAATTCTTCATACACCAATTATACCGAAGAAATCTTTATTGATACCATCGCACTGTTTGAAACCGAAGAACAGCTTGACAGCTATTTCGCATCCCATCCTGCACCGCCCAAGCCCGATTTTAAGGCGGCAAACAGTAATATTACACACCGTACCGATTTTTACCGCAAGGCTATTATGGCAAATGGCTTGAGCTGGCAGAATTTTATGCTTTCCGAAAATTCCGCCTTTAACGATTACACTACCATTAATACACAGCCTTCATCGGAAAGCTCACGTCTTGTTGTTATGTTCAAAGCTGAAGATGAAGACCTCTTTAAGCCTATTCCGCTGTCTTATGTGACCAAATCCGATAAATATCCGCACTTTGCCGCAAGTGACAAGAAAGGGGCATACTATCTGGGCTATGCCGACGCGTTTTTTGAAGACACTGTACAGCATCATGCCGAGGAATACATAACCGATATAGCCTGCCGAGGTATAATGCAAGGTACAGATGCGAACATTTTTTCACCCGATATGCCATTTACCCGCGGAATGCTTATTACAGCTCTGGGACGTATGCACAACACAGATACCTCGCTTTACGACGGCATTACCTCCTACAAGGACACAGCAGAAAACGAATATTATGCTCCCTACCTTGATTGGGCTGAAGAAAACGGCATAAACGTTGCTTTTACAGATGAAAGCTTCCTGAGCGAAAAGCCCGTGACGCGCAGTGATGTTGCTCTCACACTGAAAAAATATCTTGAAGTCTACAATTACGGAATACGGGAATATTCAAATATCTCTCCTGTTTCTGATATTGCTTCGCTTTCCGACGCTGCCGAAATTGCAATAGTAAAAATGCTGGATCTGGGAGTAATGAGCGAGCAGGATGAAAAGCTGTTTGACCACTCCGCAATAATGACACGTGCCGACGGTGCACAAATATTCGCGCGCCTTATACGCGTTATTCTGGGCGTTGAAGGCTACGACGGATATGACAGTGAGTATTACTCAAAGCCCCGTATAAAAATTGCCGCCTGGAGCGGTATAAACGACTTTGAATTCACGGAGGATTTTTTCCGAAGCTACGCAGATTGCGGTTTCAACTGGCTTATTGCCGGAATGGGATGGGACAAAGGCTTTCTGTTTAACATGGCTGACAAATACGGCGTACAGATAATTGCCCGTGATATTCCGGTATTCAACACATCAAAAGGAACGGTAGACTACAACCGTATCCGTTCTTACACCGACCGCGACTCGTGGTTCGGAAATTACATTACCGACGAGCCGGGTACAGATAATTACGACGCTCTTGCAACGGTTGCAAACATGTACTACGAAGAAACCGGAAAAATCCCCTTTGTAAACCTTTTACCAATGTATGCCTCCAAAGCACAGCTGAAATACGGTGCGGGAACAGACCTCAGTCTCGGCAGCTACAGTGGTCTTGAAGAACGAACCGAAATATACCGAGACTACTGTCAGCAGTTTGTTGATAAATTCAACGCGCCCTATATCTGCACCGACATCTACCCTCTCAGCTGGTCAGACGGTCAGAAAACCACAATGAACAATTATCTTGAATACATCAATATAATTGCCGATGTGGCAAGAGACAGCGAGTGTGAATTTTACTGCTGTTTCCAGACCTTCGGATGGAATGAAGCAAAGCGTACACCAAACTCTCAGGAATACCGCTGGCAGATATATTCTCTGTTAAGCTTCGGCTGTACGGGGCTTATGGCATGGAACTATGCCGGCTATACTGACTTTCCCTCCATTGTTAATGTCAAAAACTACACCAACACTCAGGCATATTACGACCTTAAACCCGTTCTCAAAGAGGTCAATATGATTTCAGACATATTCATGCAATACAAAAACCTGGGTGCCTTCAACCACAATTACGGCAAAGTTCAAAGCACTGAAAATTCCCACTATCTTTACATTTCCGACCAATACACTGATTTTGACGCAATAACCGATATAACCTGCGACGACCTTTTACTGTTTGGTTGCTTTGAAAAGAAAATCGGTGCGGGAAAAGCCTTTACGGTAGTTAATATGTCCGAGATTGCAGATGAAAAAACAGTTACACTCACCTTCCGCGCGGACAACTATAATACCGTCACGGCATACCCCATGGGAGTAAAAACCGTACTTACACCGCAAAGTGGCGTGTATACACTCACTCTGGAATGCGGTCAGGGTGTATTTGTGACACTTGATTAGTTTTATAAAATACGGCAGAATCAATGGATTCTGCCGTATTTTTAATATATTTTCAAGTGCAGGAGAGCATAAAATTTCTATTGACAGTTATATTTTTTGTTGGTATACTAAGACAAAGAAAACGAATTCTCTAAACAAAAAGGAGATACAAAAATGGAAAAAAGACTTCATCTTATATGTAACGCTCATCTTGACCCTGTATGGCTGTGGAGATGGCAGGAGGGTGCAGCGGCAGGAATATCCACTTTCAGATGTGCCGCAGATTTTTGCGATGAATTTGACGGATTTGTTTTCAACCACAATGAAGCGTTGCTCTATAAATGGGTAGAGGAGCATGAGCCTCAGCTTTTCGAGCGCATAAAAAAGCATGTAAAAAACGGAAAGTGGAAAATAGTGGGCGGTTGGTACAATCAGCCCGACTGTAATATTCCCTCCGGCGAAAGCTTTGCGCGTCAGATACTTTACGGCAAGAATTATTTTATTGAAAAGTTCGGTATTGAGCCCGACGTTGCTCTGAATTATGATTCCTTCGGACACACCCGCGGACTTGTTCAGATACTCAAAAAAAGCGGGTACAAGAGCTACATCTTAGCGCGTATTCTCGCTCCCGGTGACTACAAATGGGTCGGCTTTGACAGCAGTGAAATAATCGCACACAAGACCTTTGAGGGCTACGGCTCGGTTTACGGCGATATGGAAAATAAAATCAACCGCTTTATTCAGTTCCATAAAGGCGATATTCCGCAGGATGCCATGCTTCTGTGGGGTGTGGGTGACCACGGTGGCGGAGCTTCCAGACGCGACCTTAATGACATTGCGGAAATAGCAAAAAAGCTTAAGAATCAAAATATCAATCTTATCCATTCCAACCCCAATGCGCACCTGGACACATTGGACATTGAAAAGCTCCCGGTTCTGGAGGAATCCATACGTCCCTTCGCCACCGGCTGTTACACAACTATGGCGCGCATAAAAAAGGCGAACAGACAGCTTGAAAACATATTGTACATGAGCGAAAAAATGCTGGCGCACGCAAATCTTATGTATGGCACGGAGTATGACTCCGACGCAATAAGACAGGCGCAGGAAGATTTAATGTTCTGTGAATTTCATGACATTCTTCCCGGAACAATGATTGAACCGGGCGAAATTGATTCTCTCAACCGTCTGGGTCACGGCATTTACAACATGGAAAACCTGCAGTCACGTGCTTTCTTCGCACTTGCGGGAGGCCAGCCCAAGGCAAAAGAAAACACTATTCCCGTGCTGGTATATAATCCGCATCCTTATCCTGTTGATACACAGATTTCCTGCGAATTCCAGCTTTCCGACCAGAACTGGCACTACGGTGATTTCACTGGAGGTACAGTCTACCAAAACGGTGTAAAGGTGCCTTCTCAGTTTGAAAAGGAAACCAGCAATCTTAACCTTGACTGGCGTAAAAATCTTATCATAGATGCACACCTTGAGCCCATGACCATGAACCGCTTCGATTGTGTGCTTGAAAAACAAACAGACTGTATCAACTGGGATATAAAGAAGTTCGGCAAAAAGTTTGATTTTGACAACGGCTGTATGCAGATAAGCTTTGACCCTGACACCGGTCTTATAAACAGCTACACCGTGGATGGCAAAAAGCTGCTGGATAAAAATTCCGCAAAACTTCTTGTTATAAATGACTACGCGGACCCATGGGGCTTCTACCTCGACAAGTACCGTGAGATTGCGGGCGAATTCAAGCTCCTCACAAAAGAGCAGGCAGCAGATTTTCTGGGCTATCCCGATGGAGACGTATGTCCGTTCCAGATAATCGAGGACGGCGATGTACGTACTGTTATTGAGGGGTTGTACGGCTATAAAACCTCTTTTGCAAGTGTAAGATTCTTTATTCCCAAAAAAGGCAATGCCGTAAAGGTTGACGTTGTACTTCATATGAATGAAGCCAACAAGATGGTGCGCCTTGCATTCAACACAATAGACGGCGAATTTATGGGGCAGACGGCTTTCGGCACTGAAAATCTGCCTACCGACGGCTCTCCCGCAGTATTCCAGAAGTTCTGTGCTGTAAAGAACAGTGACGGTGCGTTTATAATTTCCAACGACGGCTCATATTCGGGAAGCTACGAAAACGGAGCTCTTACCCAGACGCTTGTACGTACTCCCATATATTCCGCACATCCCATTTCACTCAGATCCTATGAAGAAGACCCCAATTGCACCGAGCTGCGCCGTTTAGCTCCCAATGACAGATACATGAAGCATATCGACATGGGCGTAAGAGAATTTTCCTTTGAATTCTGCGGCGACAAGGATATAAGCCTTGCAGACTTCAACGCGGCTGTATTCAACGAAAAGCCATACGCGCTGTGCTTCTTCCCCTGCGGA
Proteins encoded in this region:
- a CDS encoding alpha-mannosidase encodes the protein MEKRLHLICNAHLDPVWLWRWQEGAAAGISTFRCAADFCDEFDGFVFNHNEALLYKWVEEHEPQLFERIKKHVKNGKWKIVGGWYNQPDCNIPSGESFARQILYGKNYFIEKFGIEPDVALNYDSFGHTRGLVQILKKSGYKSYILARILAPGDYKWVGFDSSEIIAHKTFEGYGSVYGDMENKINRFIQFHKGDIPQDAMLLWGVGDHGGGASRRDLNDIAEIAKKLKNQNINLIHSNPNAHLDTLDIEKLPVLEESIRPFATGCYTTMARIKKANRQLENILYMSEKMLAHANLMYGTEYDSDAIRQAQEDLMFCEFHDILPGTMIEPGEIDSLNRLGHGIYNMENLQSRAFFALAGGQPKAKENTIPVLVYNPHPYPVDTQISCEFQLSDQNWHYGDFTGGTVYQNGVKVPSQFEKETSNLNLDWRKNLIIDAHLEPMTMNRFDCVLEKQTDCINWDIKKFGKKFDFDNGCMQISFDPDTGLINSYTVDGKKLLDKNSAKLLVINDYADPWGFYLDKYREIAGEFKLLTKEQAADFLGYPDGDVCPFQIIEDGDVRTVIEGLYGYKTSFASVRFFIPKKGNAVKVDVVLHMNEANKMVRLAFNTIDGEFMGQTAFGTENLPTDGSPAVFQKFCAVKNSDGAFIISNDGSYSGSYENGALTQTLVRTPIYSAHPISLRSYEEDPNCTELRRLAPNDRYMKHIDMGVREFSFEFCGDKDISLADFNAAVFNEKPYALCFFPCGDGEKCSSFITIDNKAVTLSAFKKAYDSNGYIIRLYNSSDKAQKVSVKISCIGTDKDITFGKFEVKTFRVDTATGSFEETDMIERPVK